Sequence from the Kribbella aluminosa genome:
CACCAGCTTCGCAGGCCCGGACGACGTCGCCCGCACCGGCGGTCTGGTGATGTTGCCGCGGAAGTGGAGCCTGGACGCCTACTCGGCGATCTTCTCCGGCGGCGTGGTGACGCGGGCACTGGTGATCAGCCTCGTGGTGACCGTCGTGGGCACGCTGTGCTCGATGGCCGTCACGACTCTGCTCGGCTACGCGCTGAGCTCGCCGATCATGGTCGGGCGGAGCTGGATGCTGCTTCTGGTGCTGCTGAGCCTTCTGTTCTCACCGGGACTGATCCCGAACTACCTGATGGTGAAGCAGCTCGGACTGATCGACAGCCTGTGGGCGTTGATCGTGCCGAGCATGCTGGGCGCCTTCAACGTGATCGTCGTCCGTGCCTTCTTCATGGAAATACCGGAAGAGATCCTGCAGAGTGCCCGAATCGACGGTGCGGGGGAGTGGGCGATCTTCACCAGGATCGTGCTTCCGCTGTCCAAGGCTGTGCTCGCCGTTGTCGGGCTCTTCTACGCCGTCGGGTACTGGAACGCGTTCTTCAACGTGATGCTCTACATCAACGACCCGTCCAAGTGGACCTTGCAGTACGTCCTGCGGACGTACGTCGTCAACAACACCCGGATTGGCGGCAGCGACATCAACGTCGACGCGTTGCCGCCGCAGCCGGCCCTGCAGATGGCGATCCTGGTGATCTCCATCGTGCCGGTCCTCATCGTCTATCCCTTCCT
This genomic interval carries:
- a CDS encoding carbohydrate ABC transporter permease → MTTVPTSTVTSRRSRGTLQNGQLPPSALSRVLRGIALAVCCFLVLFPFTGVLTTSFAGPDDVARTGGLVMLPRKWSLDAYSAIFSGGVVTRALVISLVVTVVGTLCSMAVTTLLGYALSSPIMVGRSWMLLLVLLSLLFSPGLIPNYLMVKQLGLIDSLWALIVPSMLGAFNVIVVRAFFMEIPEEILQSARIDGAGEWAIFTRIVLPLSKAVLAVVGLFYAVGYWNAFFNVMLYINDPSKWTLQYVLRTYVVNNTRIGGSDINVDALPPQPALQMAILVISIVPVLIVYPFLQRHFAKGALTGAVKG